A single genomic interval of Chryseobacterium paludis harbors:
- a CDS encoding helix-turn-helix domain-containing protein, producing MIIEGVSFSGIAVALLCILLLLSKKRKRHDDHYLILWLLVCITNLSYYAFSNFLPASLQSFGFTLPVLSVAMLYLYVISMTFNIQFRFTYILKHALFFIVYNFVFIMVSIFYEKIVFIDGIPYFSARGNNLLINALTLPMAVAPILYIIFSFLALKKYQKLLPEYYSTLEKINLNWMQYIILSLIILFFIVIGIISFGTKLNAIPISHIFKIVGAVQAIYISYIVFFSLRQSIVINQNISFTNENKEKTALPDDKLVELSQNVLAYMADEKPYLNEELSLSVLSASLGLSTNQLSQIINQTLDTNFYKFVNAYRVEEVKCRLKNREYNRYSILGIAYECGFNSKSTFNKIFKEETGMTPSEYKRFSQTN from the coding sequence ATGATCATTGAAGGGGTTTCTTTTTCAGGAATAGCAGTAGCGCTTTTATGTATACTTCTTCTTCTTTCAAAAAAACGGAAAAGGCATGATGATCATTATTTGATCTTATGGTTACTAGTCTGCATAACCAATCTGAGTTATTATGCATTTTCCAATTTCCTTCCTGCAAGTTTACAGAGTTTTGGGTTTACACTGCCCGTACTCAGTGTAGCTATGCTCTATCTGTATGTGATTTCGATGACTTTTAATATCCAATTTAGGTTCACATACATTCTGAAACATGCCCTGTTTTTCATAGTTTATAATTTTGTTTTCATAATGGTTTCCATCTTTTATGAAAAGATTGTATTCATTGATGGCATCCCTTATTTTAGTGCCCGGGGAAACAACCTGCTTATTAATGCACTGACTTTGCCGATGGCAGTTGCTCCGATACTATATATAATCTTCAGTTTTTTAGCATTGAAAAAATACCAAAAGCTCCTTCCTGAATATTATTCAACTTTAGAGAAGATTAATTTAAACTGGATGCAATACATCATTCTTTCTCTTATTATTCTTTTTTTCATCGTTATCGGGATTATATCATTTGGGACAAAATTAAATGCAATTCCTATCAGTCATATTTTTAAAATAGTGGGTGCAGTACAGGCAATCTATATATCCTATATTGTGTTTTTCAGTTTAAGACAAAGCATTGTTATCAATCAGAATATTTCTTTCACTAATGAGAATAAGGAAAAGACTGCTTTGCCCGATGATAAACTCGTTGAACTATCCCAAAATGTACTCGCCTACATGGCTGATGAAAAACCATATCTTAATGAAGAACTCAGCCTTTCCGTTTTATCCGCTTCATTGGGTTTATCAACAAATCAGCTTTCACAAATCATCAATCAGACATTGGATACTAATTTTTATAAGTTTGTCAATGCGTATCGGGTAGAAGAAGTAAAATGTAGGCTGAAGAATCGTGAATATAACCGATATTCTATTCTGGG
- a CDS encoding glycosyltransferase has product MKKISVIFILPDLETGGAERIITTIANHLSRDRFEPKILLLRKQGGYLEFLKKDVEIIDINTERIRHSLKPILSEIYRRKPDIVFSGFGEVNAYLSLFIKLFPRTKFIARETNVVSEHVTRKEIRFFYKFYNNYQQIIAQSDDMMKDLTKNFNIQTHKIVKINNPVDFDFIDQKLSISKKPECFKYNYKNVVAIGNLSSRKGFDNLLKVFSRLKNENILLHILGDGKDREILHQMKDFLGLKHVFFHGRQENPYQYLKYADLFILSSRYEGFPNVLLEAGACGTYALANNCPGGINEIIQHQVNGEVSDIDNHEDFSQKIMSILHKTYDKDAIKNSIKSRFSKNIILDKYEKVLLDLMNR; this is encoded by the coding sequence ATGAAAAAAATTTCTGTTATATTTATTCTGCCGGACTTAGAAACCGGAGGCGCAGAAAGGATTATTACCACTATTGCAAATCATCTTTCAAGGGATCGTTTTGAACCTAAGATTTTGCTTTTGCGTAAACAGGGTGGATACCTTGAATTCCTCAAAAAAGATGTTGAAATCATTGATATCAATACGGAAAGAATCAGACATTCATTAAAACCTATTCTTTCGGAAATCTATCGAAGAAAACCGGATATTGTATTTTCTGGATTTGGAGAAGTCAATGCCTATTTATCTTTATTTATAAAGCTTTTTCCAAGGACTAAATTTATCGCCAGGGAAACCAATGTGGTTAGTGAGCATGTTACCCGTAAAGAGATCAGGTTTTTCTATAAATTTTATAATAACTATCAGCAGATCATTGCACAAAGTGATGATATGATGAAGGATCTGACGAAGAATTTCAATATACAGACTCATAAGATCGTAAAAATAAATAACCCTGTAGATTTTGATTTTATTGATCAGAAGCTATCTATTTCTAAAAAACCGGAATGTTTCAAATACAATTATAAGAATGTTGTAGCGATTGGAAATTTATCTTCCAGAAAAGGATTTGATAATCTGTTGAAAGTTTTTTCAAGATTAAAAAACGAAAATATTTTACTCCATATTTTAGGTGACGGTAAAGATCGGGAGATCTTGCATCAGATGAAAGATTTTCTGGGACTAAAACATGTTTTCTTTCATGGAAGGCAGGAAAATCCATATCAATATTTAAAATATGCAGATCTCTTTATACTTTCTTCCAGATATGAAGGCTTTCCTAATGTACTGTTGGAAGCCGGAGCTTGTGGAACTTACGCTTTAGCTAATAATTGTCCCGGAGGAATTAATGAGATCATCCAGCATCAGGTTAATGGCGAAGTTTCTGATATTGATAATCATGAAGATTTTTCTCAAAAGATCATGAGTATTTTACATAAAACGTACGATAAAGACGCTATTAAAAATTCTATTAAATCAAGATTTTCAAAGAATATTATCCTGGATAAATATGAGAAAGTGCTGTTAGACCTTATGAACAGGTAA
- the recQ gene encoding DNA helicase RecQ, whose product MSAKKANLSGELKKYFGFSTFKGQQEQIIENLLEGKDIFVLMPTGGGKSLCYQLPALISEGTAIVVSPLIALMKNQVDAVNGLSSDDGVAHVLNSSLNKTQTKQVFDDIKSGKTKLLYVAPESLIKEDYLDFLKEVKISFFAIDEAHCISEWGHDFRPEYRNLKTIIDKIADVPVIALTATATPKVQDDIQKTLGMINALVFKESFNRANLFYEVRPKVNVDREIVKFINQHKGKSGIIYCLSRRKVEEFAQLLQVNGINALPYHAGLDQKVRVANQDKFLMEDADVIVATIAFGMGIDKPDVRFVIHYDFPKSLESYYQETGRAGRDGGEGYCLAFYDPKDIEKLEKFLAQKPVSEREIGLQLLNEVVGYAETSMSRRQYILYYFGEIFDPVTGEGAKMCDNASNPPKLKDATKDLKKVLELIKETGEKFKSKDLISVIVGKENAVTKSYKLEQTSYFGFGKEEKDNYWKTILRQATVQNFLQKDIETYGVLKISEKGLQVLDNKLEHAFLIAEDREFDLSQTKAESDQVQMEAGGTMDKNLFGLLKELRKKVAKKYGIPPYTVFMDPSLEDMTIQYPITLEEIAKIYGVGEGKAKKYGKEFADFIKTYVEDNNIERTQDMVLKQVANKSSHKVFIIQSTDKKIDLEDIARAKNLTMNELLKEMESIVYQGTKLNIDYYVEDNFDEDIVDGFMEFMNDSESDSMKVLLDEFGDELSDEEVRMLRIKFISDVAN is encoded by the coding sequence ATGAGCGCAAAAAAAGCCAATTTATCAGGCGAATTGAAAAAGTATTTCGGGTTTTCTACTTTTAAAGGTCAACAAGAACAAATCATAGAAAACCTGTTAGAAGGGAAGGATATATTTGTTTTAATGCCGACAGGAGGAGGTAAGTCATTATGTTACCAACTTCCGGCACTTATTTCCGAAGGGACGGCAATAGTAGTTTCTCCCTTAATAGCTTTAATGAAAAATCAGGTAGATGCCGTAAATGGTCTTTCATCTGATGATGGAGTAGCCCATGTTTTAAATTCATCATTAAATAAAACACAGACTAAACAGGTCTTTGATGATATTAAAAGTGGTAAAACAAAATTACTCTATGTTGCTCCGGAATCATTAATTAAAGAAGATTATCTCGATTTCCTTAAGGAAGTTAAAATTTCTTTCTTTGCTATTGATGAGGCACACTGTATTTCAGAATGGGGGCATGATTTCAGGCCTGAATACAGAAATTTAAAAACAATTATTGATAAAATCGCAGATGTTCCTGTGATCGCACTTACCGCAACGGCAACCCCAAAAGTTCAGGATGACATCCAGAAAACCTTGGGAATGATCAATGCATTGGTATTTAAAGAAAGTTTTAACAGGGCCAATTTGTTCTATGAGGTTCGCCCGAAGGTTAATGTAGATCGGGAAATTGTTAAATTTATTAATCAGCATAAAGGTAAATCAGGGATTATATACTGTTTGAGCCGAAGAAAGGTAGAAGAGTTTGCCCAGTTATTACAGGTGAATGGGATCAATGCACTACCTTATCATGCCGGTTTGGATCAAAAGGTAAGAGTGGCTAATCAGGATAAGTTCCTTATGGAAGATGCTGATGTTATCGTTGCTACCATTGCTTTTGGAATGGGTATTGATAAACCGGATGTCCGTTTTGTGATCCACTATGATTTCCCAAAATCTTTGGAAAGTTATTATCAGGAAACAGGACGTGCGGGAAGAGATGGTGGAGAAGGATATTGTTTAGCTTTTTATGATCCTAAAGACATTGAAAAGCTTGAGAAATTCCTGGCTCAGAAGCCTGTTTCTGAAAGAGAGATCGGGTTGCAGCTTTTAAATGAAGTAGTAGGTTATGCTGAAACTTCTATGAGCAGAAGACAGTATATTCTATATTATTTTGGGGAAATTTTCGATCCTGTTACCGGTGAGGGAGCTAAAATGTGTGATAATGCATCGAATCCACCAAAATTAAAAGATGCCACGAAAGATTTGAAAAAGGTTCTGGAGCTGATCAAAGAAACCGGAGAAAAATTTAAATCTAAAGATCTGATCTCTGTTATCGTAGGAAAAGAAAATGCGGTGACAAAGTCCTATAAATTAGAACAAACTTCTTATTTCGGTTTCGGAAAGGAGGAAAAAGATAATTACTGGAAAACAATTCTAAGACAGGCGACTGTTCAAAACTTTTTACAAAAGGATATTGAAACTTATGGTGTTTTAAAGATTTCTGAAAAAGGGCTACAGGTTTTGGATAATAAATTAGAACATGCCTTTTTAATCGCCGAAGACCGTGAATTTGATCTGTCACAAACAAAAGCAGAGAGCGATCAGGTTCAAATGGAAGCGGGAGGTACTATGGATAAGAATTTATTTGGACTTCTAAAAGAACTAAGAAAAAAGGTAGCTAAAAAATACGGAATTCCGCCTTACACGGTATTCATGGATCCTAGTTTGGAAGACATGACGATTCAATATCCGATCACGTTGGAAGAAATAGCTAAAATTTATGGAGTAGGTGAAGGAAAGGCAAAAAAATATGGTAAGGAATTCGCAGATTTTATAAAAACTTACGTCGAAGATAATAATATTGAGCGTACTCAGGATATGGTTTTGAAGCAGGTTGCCAATAAATCCAGCCATAAAGTATTTATCATTCAGAGTACAGATAAAAAAATTGATCTTGAGGATATTGCAAGAGCCAAGAATTTAACGATGAATGAATTGTTAAAAGAAATGGAAAGTATCGTTTATCAAGGGACAAAGCTGAATATCGATTATTATGTTGAAGATAATTTTGATGAAGATATTGTAGATGGTTTCATGGAATTCATGAATGACTCTGAGAGTGACAGTATGAAAGTACTTTTGGATGAATTCGGAGATGAGCTTTCTGATGAAGAGGTAAGAATGCTAAGGATAAAATTCATTAGTGACGTCGCTAATTAA
- a CDS encoding KpsF/GutQ family sugar-phosphate isomerase → MERDNIISIAKSTLEIEISELEKLKNRIDDQFVKAVEVIHSAKGKLIVVGIGKSAHVGNKIVATLNSTGTPSQFLHASEAIHGDLGVIQKQDVVLCISNSGNSPEITNLVPFLKDYSSALIGMTGNKKSKLAEFSDIILDTHVDLEACPNKLAPTSSTTIQMALGDALAICLMELNDFKENDFAKFHPGGSLGKNLTSRVEQFLSSQKPQVTEDAPVRDVIISISASSHGITVVTNDEEIIGVITDGDLRRMLLKGEDVSKVLAKDIMSAHPKTIEKNVLAKEAMKVLKENNIGQLIVTENGKYFGIIDLHKLLDEGIN, encoded by the coding sequence ATGGAAAGAGATAATATCATTTCAATAGCAAAAAGTACATTAGAAATAGAAATTTCAGAACTTGAAAAATTAAAGAACAGAATAGATGATCAATTTGTAAAAGCAGTAGAGGTTATTCATTCTGCGAAAGGAAAATTAATCGTTGTAGGAATTGGAAAATCAGCTCACGTTGGAAATAAAATTGTGGCCACATTAAATTCTACAGGAACTCCTTCTCAGTTTTTACACGCCTCAGAAGCCATTCATGGAGACCTGGGAGTAATTCAAAAACAAGATGTTGTTTTATGTATCTCAAATTCTGGAAACTCTCCGGAAATTACCAATCTCGTTCCGTTTCTAAAAGATTATTCTTCTGCATTAATTGGAATGACTGGTAATAAAAAAAGTAAACTGGCAGAATTTTCTGATATTATTCTTGATACCCATGTTGATTTGGAAGCTTGTCCCAATAAACTCGCTCCCACAAGTTCCACTACCATTCAAATGGCTCTTGGAGATGCTTTGGCAATCTGCTTGATGGAACTTAATGATTTCAAAGAAAATGATTTTGCAAAATTCCATCCTGGTGGAAGCTTAGGGAAAAATTTAACCTCAAGAGTTGAACAGTTTCTTTCTTCACAAAAACCTCAGGTTACAGAAGATGCTCCTGTAAGAGATGTTATTATTTCAATCAGTGCATCAAGCCACGGAATCACTGTAGTTACCAACGACGAAGAAATTATCGGCGTGATCACAGATGGGGATTTAAGAAGAATGCTTCTGAAAGGTGAAGACGTTTCCAAGGTTTTGGCTAAAGATATCATGTCTGCTCATCCAAAAACAATCGAAAAAAATGTTTTAGCTAAAGAAGCTATGAAAGTTCTGAAAGAAAATAACATCGGACAACTTATCGTTACTGAGAATGGTAAGTATTTCGGAATTATAGATCTGCATAAACTGCTGGACGAAGGAATTAACTAA
- the tatC gene encoding twin-arginine translocase subunit TatC — translation MSEGKEMSFLGHIGELRGHLVRSIIAIIIAAFIIGFNINWIMDHIFFGPTRNDFPTFRIVNHFSRIILGSDSIHLPKEFPVRVQRLYQQFNVMMAVSIFGGIVLAFPYIVWELWRFIGPALHPNERKNSIFIINAVWILFMSGVLSGYFLILPFAVNFGVIFKISDIIIPLYDLSDYTTLFLQVVLGMGVVFLFPILIYFLTSIGILNPKFMRTYRRHAIVLIMVVAAIITPADVLSMIMAALPLLLLYEFSIVMCSYTYKKVQKRDGNLPVVQK, via the coding sequence GTGAGTGAAGGTAAAGAAATGTCCTTTCTGGGACATATTGGAGAATTAAGAGGTCATCTTGTCCGCTCAATTATTGCTATTATAATCGCCGCTTTTATTATTGGTTTTAATATCAATTGGATCATGGACCATATCTTTTTTGGACCTACAAGAAATGACTTCCCTACTTTTAGAATTGTCAATCATTTTTCAAGAATAATATTAGGAAGTGATAGTATTCATCTACCTAAAGAATTTCCTGTTCGTGTACAAAGACTTTACCAACAGTTCAATGTAATGATGGCTGTTTCTATTTTTGGCGGGATTGTTTTGGCATTTCCATATATTGTATGGGAATTATGGCGTTTTATAGGTCCTGCTTTACATCCTAATGAAAGGAAAAACTCAATTTTCATTATCAATGCAGTTTGGATTTTATTTATGTCAGGAGTTTTATCCGGATATTTTTTAATCCTTCCTTTTGCGGTTAACTTTGGGGTCATCTTTAAGATTTCAGATATCATTATCCCCCTTTACGATTTAAGTGATTATACCACTTTGTTTTTACAGGTAGTTCTGGGAATGGGTGTTGTTTTCCTTTTTCCAATTCTGATTTACTTCCTTACAAGCATAGGAATTTTAAATCCAAAATTCATGCGGACTTACCGCAGACATGCCATTGTTCTTATTATGGTAGTCGCTGCTATTATAACTCCTGCAGATGTTTTAAGCATGATCATGGCAGCATTACCGTTGCTTTTATTGTATGAATTCAGTATTGTAATGTGTTCTTACACCTACAAAAAAGTTCAGAAGCGTGACGGAAATCTTCCTGTCGTTCAGAAATAA
- a CDS encoding reprolysin-like metallopeptidase, producing the protein MNKKFIFAFALATSLTSLHAQRWEPISQKITPIRKEVKVIYSYKVDLNSLRELLKNAPEAGKGATPVVISLPTTNGRIERFSVYSSPSVEKSMADRYELGAYSGVGLDNPSKQIRFSTAPNDFQSMLFDTKTGQYEFIEPINKEKDVYGVFFKSNKTSDGSPFECKTSESEQSKKQMKKLLRSKRNGNNIGNLAKSNDQKYRTYRLAISVNGEYTQLAGGVPGAAARINTTMNRVNGVFEKDFGVHMIVQDLPQLIFTDPATDPYSDVIWDVQKSRWNYPEEWILEIQQTLTSTIGNNAYDIGHFFGHRGAGGLAGDIGNVCRNPFNNDDKTSKGAGITSPSTVDQPYGDTFDIDFVAHELGHQFGAEHTMSTKLHGSQMEPGSGSTIMGYAGITTANVQMNSDPYFHIRNIEQVQAYTNSQNCGIVTPTTNTPPTIQAFTNKTIPKGTAFVLTASAIDTENDPMTYTWEQYDLASTTLDQVSPTRTDGANFRSLLPTDSPTRYFPKFSSVLNGTLTNTQDWETVSDVTREMNFKVTVRDNNPAVTQQQTQSALAKIVVGNDGPFKVTSSTVYNDIPGAITWDVVDTNNSIYNVSNVKIDYTTDNGNTWTVITPSTPNDGAEPYSFASLATGSSLKIRVSAVDNIFYAIGNATVSASEACSSIAPTGVSISGITKSSASINWPALQGATYSLMYRKTGTATWTTTPVATNSYYASGLDEDTQYEVQIANICGSTIGNYSTSINFTTLTISPCIVSSFPRFEFISNVTVTPNGMSAISNDSGPSPYTDYTTDPTKLITLTKGSSGNAISIAKQWPEVQFSDGVTAWIDFNRDGIFSDYEIIFTSAPDETTPVSGTFSVPANAYTGKDTIMRVMMSDEQPLDACISPSYGEIEDYPIRIQDNTLNTNNITKDNDSIQLYPNPTSDLLNVTKVSAKAKYTIINMTGQIVMTGQITDNKISVSKLTAGAYVISIEDKNTTSNLKFIKK; encoded by the coding sequence ATGAACAAGAAATTTATTTTCGCATTTGCGTTAGCTACCAGCCTAACGAGTTTACATGCACAGCGTTGGGAGCCTATTTCCCAAAAGATCACTCCAATAAGGAAAGAAGTAAAGGTAATCTATTCTTATAAAGTTGATCTCAATTCCCTGAGAGAGCTTTTGAAAAATGCACCAGAAGCTGGAAAAGGAGCTACTCCTGTAGTTATTTCTTTACCTACAACAAACGGCAGGATTGAAAGATTCTCTGTTTACAGTTCCCCTTCAGTTGAAAAATCAATGGCTGACAGATATGAACTTGGAGCCTATTCAGGTGTTGGATTGGATAATCCCAGTAAGCAGATTAGATTCAGTACTGCTCCCAATGATTTCCAGTCGATGCTTTTTGATACCAAAACAGGGCAATATGAATTTATAGAACCCATCAATAAAGAAAAAGATGTATACGGAGTATTCTTTAAATCTAATAAAACATCGGACGGGAGTCCTTTTGAATGTAAAACATCCGAATCTGAGCAATCAAAAAAGCAGATGAAAAAGTTATTGCGATCAAAAAGAAATGGCAATAATATAGGAAATTTGGCTAAAAGTAATGACCAGAAATACAGAACGTACAGATTAGCGATCTCTGTAAATGGTGAATATACCCAACTCGCAGGAGGTGTTCCTGGTGCTGCAGCCCGCATCAATACAACCATGAACCGGGTAAATGGTGTTTTTGAAAAGGACTTTGGTGTCCATATGATTGTTCAGGATCTCCCACAGCTGATATTTACGGATCCTGCTACAGATCCTTATTCAGATGTTATATGGGATGTACAAAAGAGCAGGTGGAACTATCCTGAGGAATGGATTTTAGAGATCCAACAAACCCTTACCTCTACCATAGGTAACAACGCTTACGATATTGGACACTTCTTTGGACACAGAGGTGCCGGAGGACTTGCTGGTGATATCGGAAATGTATGTAGAAACCCTTTCAATAATGATGATAAAACTTCAAAAGGAGCAGGGATCACCTCACCTAGCACAGTTGATCAACCATACGGCGATACCTTTGATATAGACTTCGTTGCCCATGAATTAGGCCATCAGTTTGGTGCTGAACACACAATGTCTACTAAGCTACATGGCTCTCAAATGGAGCCCGGATCAGGGTCAACGATTATGGGATATGCAGGAATTACCACCGCTAATGTACAGATGAATTCAGATCCTTATTTTCACATCAGAAACATTGAACAGGTACAGGCATATACAAACTCTCAAAATTGCGGTATTGTAACCCCTACTACAAACACTCCACCGACAATACAAGCATTTACTAATAAAACAATTCCCAAAGGAACCGCCTTCGTATTGACAGCCTCTGCAATAGATACAGAAAATGACCCGATGACCTATACATGGGAGCAATATGATCTTGCATCAACTACGCTTGATCAGGTAAGTCCTACCCGAACTGATGGAGCCAATTTCAGATCATTACTTCCTACAGATTCCCCAACACGATATTTTCCAAAGTTTTCAAGTGTTCTTAATGGAACCCTTACCAACACTCAGGATTGGGAAACCGTATCCGATGTAACCAGAGAAATGAACTTTAAGGTAACTGTAAGAGACAATAATCCAGCTGTTACTCAACAGCAGACACAAAGTGCTCTAGCCAAAATAGTTGTTGGGAATGATGGGCCATTTAAAGTAACCTCATCTACAGTGTACAATGATATACCCGGAGCTATTACCTGGGATGTTGTAGATACTAATAATAGCATCTATAATGTATCAAACGTTAAAATAGACTATACTACAGATAATGGAAATACTTGGACAGTTATTACCCCATCGACCCCTAATGATGGAGCAGAGCCCTATTCATTCGCTTCGCTTGCCACAGGTTCAAGTTTAAAAATAAGGGTAAGTGCTGTCGATAATATATTTTATGCCATAGGCAATGCTACCGTATCAGCCTCAGAAGCCTGTTCTTCAATAGCTCCAACAGGAGTTTCTATTTCCGGGATTACAAAATCTTCTGCCAGCATAAACTGGCCTGCCCTGCAAGGAGCTACCTATTCACTAATGTATAGAAAAACAGGAACTGCCACATGGACAACAACTCCTGTAGCAACAAACTCTTATTATGCTTCCGGATTAGATGAAGATACCCAATATGAAGTTCAGATAGCCAATATATGTGGATCCACTATCGGGAACTATTCTACATCTATTAACTTCACAACTCTTACAATTTCTCCTTGTATAGTTTCTTCATTTCCTAGATTTGAATTCATATCCAATGTTACAGTAACCCCTAATGGAATGTCTGCTATTTCAAATGACAGTGGTCCATCACCTTATACAGACTATACTACAGATCCTACAAAACTAATTACCCTTACAAAAGGATCATCCGGTAATGCAATTAGCATAGCAAAGCAATGGCCGGAAGTTCAATTTAGCGATGGAGTAACCGCTTGGATAGATTTCAATAGAGATGGAATCTTTTCCGATTATGAAATAATTTTCACCAGTGCTCCTGATGAAACAACCCCTGTTTCCGGAACCTTCTCAGTACCTGCAAATGCCTATACAGGAAAAGATACTATAATGAGAGTGATGATGAGTGACGAGCAGCCACTAGATGCATGTATCAGTCCATCATACGGAGAGATTGAGGACTACCCAATCAGAATACAGGATAATACACTTAATACCAACAATATAACAAAGGACAATGATTCCATTCAGCTTTATCCTAATCCAACAAGCGACCTATTAAACGTAACTAAAGTTTCCGCAAAAGCCAAATATACCATCATTAATATGACTGGACAGATTGTAATGACTGGCCAGATCACAGATAATAAAATCTCGGTATCAAAACTGACTGCAGGAGCTTATGTCATTTCAATAGAAGACAAAAACACAACTTCCAATTTGAAATTTATTAAAAAGTAA
- a CDS encoding M1 family metallopeptidase yields MKKLSYTLLFASGLAFGQFFEKPETFTKQDTLKGSNTKFRNFWDVKKYELSVEPDFDQKSIKGTNKISFEIIKDVTNPIFQIDLQKPMKADKIEGSLPISEFKQDGDFIFITTNKNFKKGEKYTIDVTYSGNPVIAKKAPWDGGWVFTKDENGNPWMSVADEGIGASIWLPTKDIWSDEPDNGMIMKIITPKDLVGVGNGKLIDKKTEGDKTTYTWEVKNPINAYSIIPNIGKYVNFKDTFNGEKGKLDLDYWVLDYNLDKAKKQFQQVKPMLSAFEYWFGPYPFYEDSYKLVDSPYLGMEHQSSVAYGNKYMNGYLGKDLSGTGVGLKWDFIIIHESGHEWFANNITAKDQADMWIHESFTNYSEVLFTEKYLDKKSADIYAIGIRNIVSNDVPIIGKYGVRNEGSGDMYPKGANMIHTIRQIINNDDKFRQILRGLNKEFYHQTVTTQQIENYINSKSGIDFSSIFNQYLRTIKIPTLEYSQQGETLKFRYTNVVKNIKLPIRIDGDQTITPTQEWQTVKLKKGTPIEFNKNYYINYKKVQ; encoded by the coding sequence ATGAAAAAACTATCATATACACTTTTATTTGCATCAGGCCTGGCTTTTGGTCAGTTCTTCGAGAAACCTGAAACCTTTACAAAACAAGATACTTTAAAAGGGTCTAACACTAAGTTCAGAAACTTTTGGGATGTTAAGAAGTATGAGCTTTCGGTAGAACCCGATTTCGACCAGAAAAGCATCAAGGGAACAAATAAAATCAGTTTTGAGATCATCAAGGACGTAACTAACCCCATCTTTCAAATTGATCTCCAAAAACCTATGAAAGCTGATAAAATAGAAGGAAGTCTTCCTATTAGTGAATTCAAACAGGATGGTGATTTTATTTTTATTACGACCAATAAGAATTTTAAAAAAGGAGAAAAATATACCATCGATGTTACCTATTCCGGAAATCCTGTCATTGCTAAAAAGGCACCTTGGGATGGAGGCTGGGTTTTTACCAAAGATGAAAATGGAAATCCATGGATGAGTGTTGCTGATGAAGGAATCGGAGCTTCAATATGGCTTCCTACCAAAGATATCTGGAGTGATGAACCTGACAATGGAATGATCATGAAAATTATTACACCTAAAGATCTTGTAGGTGTGGGGAATGGAAAATTAATTGATAAAAAAACAGAAGGTGATAAAACCACATACACCTGGGAGGTTAAAAATCCTATTAATGCCTACTCTATCATTCCAAACATTGGAAAATATGTAAACTTTAAAGATACTTTTAATGGTGAAAAAGGAAAACTGGATCTGGATTATTGGGTATTGGATTACAATTTAGATAAAGCAAAAAAACAATTCCAACAGGTAAAGCCAATGCTTTCAGCCTTTGAGTATTGGTTTGGCCCATATCCTTTCTATGAAGATTCTTATAAACTGGTTGACTCCCCTTACCTGGGAATGGAACATCAAAGTAGTGTTGCTTACGGAAATAAATATATGAATGGGTATCTGGGAAAAGACTTATCCGGAACTGGGGTTGGACTGAAATGGGATTTTATTATTATTCATGAAAGCGGACATGAATGGTTTGCCAATAATATTACAGCAAAAGACCAGGCTGATATGTGGATCCATGAAAGTTTCACCAACTATTCTGAGGTTCTTTTCACCGAAAAATACCTGGATAAAAAATCTGCGGATATTTATGCAATCGGAATTCGAAATATTGTAAGTAACGATGTTCCGATTATTGGTAAATATGGAGTTCGCAATGAAGGCAGTGGAGATATGTATCCTAAAGGAGCGAATATGATCCACACCATCAGACAGATAATCAATAACGATGACAAATTCAGACAGATCTTAAGAGGTTTAAATAAAGAATTCTATCATCAGACTGTAACTACTCAACAAATTGAAAATTATATCAATTCTAAATCGGGTATTGATTTTTCAAGTATCTTTAATCAATACTTAAGAACAATTAAAATTCCTACACTTGAATATTCTCAGCAAGGAGAAACGTTAAAATTCAGATATACGAACGTCGTTAAGAATATTAAACTTCCTATCAGAATAGATGGAGATCAAACGATAACTCCAACCCAAGAATGGCAGACGGTAAAGTTGAAAAAAGGTACCCCAATAGAGTTTAATAAGAATTATTATATCAACTATAAGAAGGTGCAATAG